The Pyrococcus kukulkanii genome contains a region encoding:
- the cobB gene encoding NAD-dependent protein deacetylase, producing MIVEVAGVLASSKNVIAFTGAGISAESGVPTFRGKDGLWKKYRPEELATPEAFARDPKLVWEFYKWRIRKILQAKPNPAHYALVELERMGILKAVITQNVDDLHREAGTNNLIELHGNIFRVKCTSCDYREYLKETGRVNEILSQELPRCPKCNSLLRPDVVWFGEPLPEGALRKAFRLAETADAVIVVGTSGVVYPAAYIPFIVKENGGTVIEVNVQESGITPIADFFCRGKAGEVLPRIVEEVRRLLNE from the coding sequence ATGATAGTCGAGGTTGCGGGAGTTTTGGCTTCCTCCAAGAATGTAATAGCCTTCACGGGTGCCGGGATTAGCGCCGAGAGCGGGGTTCCAACTTTTAGAGGTAAGGATGGACTGTGGAAGAAGTACAGGCCAGAGGAGCTTGCAACGCCTGAGGCCTTTGCTAGGGATCCGAAGCTCGTGTGGGAGTTTTACAAGTGGAGAATTCGGAAGATCCTTCAGGCAAAGCCAAATCCAGCCCACTACGCCCTCGTTGAACTCGAGAGGATGGGAATATTAAAAGCCGTGATAACCCAGAACGTCGATGACCTTCACAGGGAGGCCGGAACCAACAACTTGATCGAACTCCACGGCAACATCTTCAGGGTTAAGTGCACCTCCTGCGACTACAGAGAGTACCTCAAGGAAACCGGCAGGGTAAATGAAATCCTCAGTCAGGAGCTCCCTAGGTGTCCCAAGTGCAACTCGCTGTTAAGGCCTGATGTAGTCTGGTTCGGTGAACCATTACCAGAGGGAGCCCTGAGGAAGGCCTTCAGGCTTGCTGAGACCGCCGATGCTGTGATAGTTGTTGGGACTAGCGGCGTTGTCTACCCCGCAGCCTACATACCCTTCATAGTGAAGGAGAATGGCGGAACGGTTATAGAGGTGAACGTTCAGGAGTCAGGTATAACTCCGATAGCGGACTTCTTCTGCAGGGGCAAGGCTGGGGAAGTACTTCCAAGGATCGTGGAAGAGGTCAGGAGGCTCCTCAATGAGTAG
- a CDS encoding Na+/H+ antiporter subunit E produces MSRVHLYLRKRLEEIRDRYIYEIYERQKLPPWERFLLTWIVLFAFWLSITGDITLRGFSLGLPTTGIIAFYMRDLLTDDIRHSKHLVWKILYFAFLYLPQYLIIMAFRLLESNIKVAKHAILMDINPGIVRIKTGLHSNTGVTILANSITLTPGTLTLDVVKKLDGTYLYVHWIDVETLNVEKAGEIIKGDIEEWLKKVFW; encoded by the coding sequence ATGAGTAGGGTTCATTTGTACCTCAGGAAGAGGCTCGAAGAGATAAGGGACAGGTACATTTACGAAATCTACGAGAGACAAAAACTCCCACCCTGGGAGAGGTTTCTACTTACTTGGATAGTCCTCTTCGCCTTCTGGCTCAGCATTACAGGTGACATTACGCTCCGAGGATTTTCCCTGGGCCTTCCGACAACAGGAATAATAGCATTCTACATGAGGGATCTCCTCACCGACGATATAAGACACTCGAAGCATCTAGTCTGGAAGATCCTGTACTTCGCTTTCCTCTACCTGCCTCAGTACTTAATAATTATGGCCTTCAGGCTCCTCGAGAGCAACATAAAGGTTGCGAAGCATGCCATATTGATGGACATAAACCCAGGGATAGTAAGGATTAAAACAGGTCTACACTCCAACACTGGGGTAACGATCCTCGCCAACTCCATTACGCTGACCCCAGGAACTTTAACCCTGGATGTCGTGAAGAAGCTCGATGGGACATATCTTTACGTTCACTGGATAGATGTTGAAACCCTAAACGTTGAGAAGGCTGGAGAGATCATCAAGGGGGACATTGAGGAATGGCTAAAGAAAGTATTTTGGTAG
- a CDS encoding monovalent cation/H+ antiporter complex subunit F codes for MAKESILVAGIGVLLFTALMAMYRVIAGPTLADRIVGLNTVTTKVVGIIAILAVLWREWYLIDAAIVLLMVNSVSGLILAKYMERRGRNA; via the coding sequence ATGGCTAAAGAAAGTATTTTGGTAGCTGGCATTGGGGTGCTATTGTTTACGGCACTGATGGCCATGTACAGGGTTATCGCTGGGCCAACCCTGGCCGATCGAATAGTTGGACTTAACACGGTAACGACCAAGGTAGTTGGAATTATAGCAATACTCGCTGTGCTCTGGAGGGAGTGGTATCTGATAGACGCCGCAATAGTCCTACTGATGGTCAACTCTGTTAGTGGTCTTATACTGGCCAAGTACATGGAGAGGAGGGGGAGGAATGCTTGA
- the mnhG gene encoding monovalent cation/H(+) antiporter subunit G, with protein MLEIIPLLFGYSIMFFGSLGVIRFPDVYTRLHAATKCDTGGIMGIVLGLIMIMDGPFVVKVKLLFLLVLIALINPMVSHAIARGAYKMGVKPEVKVDMYAWDNP; from the coding sequence ATGCTTGAAATAATTCCATTATTATTCGGTTATTCAATTATGTTCTTCGGCTCGCTTGGTGTGATAAGGTTTCCTGACGTGTACACTAGGTTGCATGCCGCAACTAAGTGCGACACTGGTGGTATAATGGGGATAGTTCTCGGATTAATAATGATCATGGACGGCCCGTTCGTTGTTAAGGTTAAGCTCCTCTTCCTCTTGGTTCTTATAGCCCTGATAAACCCGATGGTAAGCCACGCGATCGCTAGGGGGGCTTATAAGATGGGTGTAAAGCCGGAGGTAAAGGTGGATATGTATGCTTGGGACAATCCTTAG
- a CDS encoding hydrogenase subunit MbhD domain-containing protein, translated as MLGTILSLIIIGLALVVVLHRDFLASLITYGLVSLAFILLLLLLKAPDVALSAIVVGALVTGLFIFAYESTRENRKVEVWKGIFVLPLLLVFLRYNIEARTFTYDAYISHWSMGNLVTEILAGWRLYDSIGEAMILFSAALGFSLILRRDRK; from the coding sequence ATGCTTGGGACAATCCTTAGCTTAATCATTATAGGGCTTGCCCTCGTTGTCGTCCTGCACAGGGACTTCCTCGCCTCCCTGATAACATACGGGCTTGTAAGCTTAGCCTTTATTCTCCTCCTTCTTCTGCTTAAGGCCCCGGACGTTGCCTTATCGGCTATAGTTGTTGGAGCTTTGGTTACAGGGTTATTCATCTTCGCTTATGAGAGCACAAGAGAGAACAGAAAAGTTGAAGTGTGGAAGGGTATTTTCGTTCTCCCCCTCTTGCTCGTGTTCCTAAGATATAATATTGAGGCAAGAACTTTTACGTACGATGCCTATATCTCACACTGGTCAATGGGAAACCTCGTTACGGAGATCTTGGCTGGGTGGAGGCTTTACGACAGTATAGGGGAAGCCATGATACTCTTCTCGGCGGCGTTAGGATTCAGCTTAATCCTTAGGAGGGACAGGAAATGA
- a CDS encoding MnhB domain-containing protein yields the protein MKMSIVARTTTKLVSPFLVTYAAYLMLYSSQSPGGGFQAGVILGVAIILLITSHGYKRVRKKFKKKLVSSMEGVSGIILILLLLLTALLYLPPLEETVIPFNVFVGIKVGAAFTLIFYTITAFMERD from the coding sequence ATGAAGATGAGCATAGTCGCGAGAACCACGACAAAGCTTGTGAGCCCCTTTCTCGTCACATATGCAGCTTACCTCATGCTATACTCCTCCCAGTCCCCAGGGGGAGGATTTCAGGCGGGAGTAATCCTTGGGGTGGCAATAATCCTTCTCATAACATCCCATGGGTATAAGAGAGTTAGGAAGAAGTTCAAGAAGAAGCTCGTAAGCTCCATGGAAGGTGTATCGGGTATAATTCTCATACTCCTCTTGCTGTTAACCGCTCTGCTGTACTTACCCCCGCTGGAGGAAACTGTAATTCCCTTCAACGTTTTCGTTGGGATTAAGGTTGGGGCAGCCTTTACCCTGATATTCTACACGATAACGGCCTTCATGGAGAGGGATTAA
- a CDS encoding cation:proton antiporter subunit C: MIGLIITIIGLFGIIVNQSKLKQLLSLNVMALGVVLFLIEEGAKVGSAPPLKGGNPVDPIPAVLMLTTLVVDVAVTGLALALIMGGKGK; the protein is encoded by the coding sequence ATGATAGGATTGATAATCACGATAATAGGGCTCTTCGGGATAATAGTAAATCAGTCAAAGCTTAAGCAGTTGCTATCTCTGAACGTCATGGCCCTGGGAGTCGTTCTGTTCCTCATCGAAGAAGGGGCAAAGGTGGGGAGTGCTCCACCGCTGAAGGGAGGTAACCCCGTAGATCCAATCCCTGCAGTTTTAATGCTTACAACACTTGTAGTCGACGTTGCCGTCACTGGCTTAGCCCTGGCCCTAATAATGGGAGGGAAAGGGAAGTGA
- a CDS encoding proton-conducting transporter membrane subunit: protein MNAVIMVIVPLISAILIYLVGALRIEGTIRAKFRLPLSLEVKILYILGTFAPMLLLPFVSSGVVGGYPRVMGIEVGIDRISLLFLLGEFVAFGSASLYVLPRITDWKELSLLLLVHSGLIGAFISKDFFNYYVSWSSLQSHHLP, encoded by the coding sequence GTGAATGCCGTTATAATGGTGATCGTGCCCCTAATTTCAGCGATCCTAATATACCTCGTGGGAGCCCTTAGGATAGAGGGCACGATAAGGGCGAAGTTCAGGCTACCCCTAAGCCTTGAGGTTAAGATCCTCTACATCCTCGGTACCTTCGCCCCAATGCTCCTACTCCCCTTCGTTTCTTCAGGAGTTGTGGGAGGATACCCCAGGGTGATGGGAATAGAGGTCGGAATTGACAGGATTTCATTGCTATTCCTCCTGGGGGAGTTCGTGGCTTTCGGATCTGCCTCACTGTACGTGCTTCCCAGGATAACCGACTGGAAAGAGCTATCCCTACTTTTACTTGTTCACTCGGGACTAATTGGTGCATTCATCTCGAAGGACTTCTTCAACTACTACGTTTCATGGAGCTCTCTGCAATCTCATCATTTGCCCTGA
- a CDS encoding proton-conducting transporter transmembrane domain-containing protein, giving the protein MELSAISSFALIASSKEEGSKEAAFKYLMLSMTSSYLLILALGMIYFQTGYLNVNLARDLKDDLPVKIASVALMLKAGVFPLHIWLPDAHSKAKTHVSAILSGIAVKAPVYGLILLSNLSTLDFLKPFALASMIFGVVLALMQKNVKRLLAYHTVSQMGYVLLGATISPMAAALYSFAHATFKSGLFLSLGSLVDVRRRKELEFLGARDMPILLAIVLSLSLAIAGFGLTIGGVAKSALTDAKLFVYLASVGTAMSFTKVNYYLWRGHGVEPSMRTVIPGAIPAIVVFLAGIILGGKISISDSVIILGIIMFFTLRTKIPRRDFLINIGISEGVILISLLTALLSFSLLSSLSLFGGS; this is encoded by the coding sequence ATGGAGCTCTCTGCAATCTCATCATTTGCCCTGATAGCGAGCTCTAAGGAGGAGGGAAGCAAGGAAGCTGCATTTAAGTACTTAATGTTATCTATGACTTCCTCCTATCTGCTTATTTTAGCGCTTGGCATGATATACTTCCAGACGGGTTACCTAAACGTGAACCTCGCCAGAGATCTAAAGGATGATCTGCCCGTTAAAATTGCTTCAGTGGCTTTGATGCTTAAAGCGGGAGTATTTCCCCTCCACATCTGGCTTCCAGATGCCCACTCTAAGGCAAAAACTCACGTTAGCGCAATACTCTCGGGCATAGCCGTTAAGGCACCAGTATATGGTCTAATCCTCCTCTCAAACCTCTCCACCCTCGACTTCCTAAAGCCTTTCGCCTTAGCTTCAATGATCTTCGGAGTGGTCTTAGCATTAATGCAGAAGAACGTGAAGAGATTATTGGCTTACCACACGGTCAGCCAGATGGGCTACGTCCTCCTAGGGGCCACGATAAGCCCAATGGCTGCAGCCCTCTACTCCTTCGCCCATGCCACGTTTAAGTCGGGCCTTTTTCTCTCTTTGGGTTCACTGGTTGATGTTAGAAGGAGAAAGGAGTTGGAGTTCTTGGGAGCTCGAGATATGCCAATTCTGCTAGCGATAGTCCTAAGCTTAAGCCTTGCAATAGCTGGCTTTGGTTTGACGATTGGTGGGGTTGCCAAGTCTGCACTTACCGATGCAAAGCTCTTCGTTTATCTCGCCTCAGTCGGCACCGCGATGTCCTTTACGAAGGTCAACTATTACCTGTGGAGGGGACATGGAGTTGAGCCTAGCATGAGAACTGTAATACCGGGAGCGATTCCAGCAATCGTTGTCTTTTTGGCCGGAATAATTTTGGGAGGAAAAATCAGTATCTCTGACTCCGTGATAATCTTGGGGATAATAATGTTCTTCACGTTAAGAACCAAGATACCTAGAAGGGACTTCCTGATTAATATTGGAATAAGTGAAGGAGTAATCCTAATCTCCCTTCTCACAGCTCTTCTATCTTTTTCCTTGCTATCTTCTTTGAGCCTATTCGGAGGCTCTTAA
- a CDS encoding PCNA-inhibitor, which yields MDRKIDDFINPGVKVSRPKNDGKKKKRLKATKLDNFLPEEHINFFKSLRIGSKKIARKKIEEL from the coding sequence ATGGACAGGAAGATCGATGATTTCATAAATCCTGGGGTCAAGGTGAGCAGGCCTAAGAACGATGGAAAGAAAAAGAAGAGGCTCAAGGCAACTAAGCTCGATAACTTCCTTCCCGAGGAGCATATAAACTTCTTTAAGAGCCTCCGAATAGGCTCAAAGAAGATAGCAAGGAAAAAGATAGAAGAGCTGTGA
- the rbcL gene encoding type III ribulose-bisphosphate carboxylase — MKVEWYLDFVDLNYTPGRDELIVEYYFEPNGVSPEEAAGRIASESSIGTWTTLWKLPEMAKKSMAKVFYLEKSGEGYIAKIAYPLTLFEEGSLVQLFSAIAGNVFGMKALKNLRLLDFHPPYEYLRHFRGPQYGVKGIREFMGIKDRPLTATVPKPKMGWSVEEYAEIAYELWSGGIDLLKDDENFTSFPFNRFEERVRKLYRVRDRVEAETGETKEYLINITGPVDVMEKRAELVANEGGQYVMIDIVVAGWSALQYMREVTEDLGLAIHAHRAMHAAFTRNPKHGITMFALAKAARMIGVDQIHTGTAVGKMAGNYEEIKRINDFLLSKWEHIRPVFPVASGGLHPGLMPELIRLFGKDLVIQAGGGVMGHPDGPKAGAKALRDAIEAAVDGIDLEEKAKSSPELKKALEKWGYLKPK; from the coding sequence ATGAAGGTTGAGTGGTACCTCGATTTTGTTGACCTAAACTACACCCCAGGAAGGGACGAGCTTATAGTTGAGTACTACTTTGAGCCGAACGGCGTTTCTCCTGAAGAAGCTGCTGGAAGGATAGCGAGCGAAAGCTCCATTGGAACGTGGACGACTCTCTGGAAGCTTCCGGAGATGGCAAAGAAGAGTATGGCAAAGGTGTTCTATTTAGAGAAAAGCGGTGAAGGTTATATCGCGAAGATAGCTTATCCCCTAACCTTGTTCGAGGAGGGAAGCTTAGTCCAGCTCTTCAGCGCTATAGCCGGTAACGTGTTCGGGATGAAGGCCCTGAAGAACCTGAGATTGCTCGACTTCCATCCCCCGTATGAGTATCTGAGGCACTTCAGAGGGCCTCAGTACGGAGTTAAGGGAATTAGGGAATTCATGGGAATCAAGGACAGGCCCCTAACCGCAACGGTTCCAAAGCCAAAGATGGGGTGGAGCGTTGAGGAATATGCTGAGATTGCTTACGAGCTCTGGAGCGGGGGTATTGACCTGCTTAAGGATGACGAGAACTTCACAAGCTTTCCATTCAACAGGTTCGAAGAGAGGGTGAGGAAGCTCTACAGGGTGAGGGACAGGGTTGAGGCAGAGACCGGGGAGACAAAGGAGTATCTGATCAACATCACCGGCCCAGTAGATGTAATGGAGAAGAGGGCCGAATTAGTCGCCAATGAAGGCGGACAGTACGTGATGATTGATATAGTCGTTGCGGGATGGAGTGCACTTCAGTACATGAGGGAAGTCACCGAAGACTTGGGATTGGCAATCCATGCTCATAGGGCAATGCACGCAGCATTCACTAGGAATCCCAAGCACGGCATAACCATGTTTGCTTTGGCTAAGGCCGCAAGGATGATAGGGGTTGACCAGATCCACACCGGAACCGCTGTAGGAAAGATGGCCGGAAATTATGAGGAAATAAAGAGAATTAACGACTTCCTCTTGAGCAAGTGGGAGCACATAAGGCCAGTGTTCCCAGTGGCAAGCGGTGGCCTTCACCCTGGCTTGATGCCCGAGCTGATAAGGCTGTTCGGGAAAGATCTTGTTATTCAGGCCGGAGGCGGCGTCATGGGTCACCCGGATGGGCCAAAGGCCGGAGCTAAAGCATTGAGAGATGCTATTGAGGCTGCAGTTGACGGAATAGACCTTGAAGAGAAGGCAAAATCAAGTCCTGAACTGAAGAAGGCCTTGGAGAAGTGGGGCTATCTTAAGCCAAAGTAG
- a CDS encoding magnesium transporter, translating to MLRDVSKYEIREIIKEVTLVSLPGLVFAMFIDFFAGIFMGRYFHDLMRYGVLLVILPGLMGLRGNIFGALASRFTTMLHLGEMEPSIKDRNVRKNVIISIILSMIPLFVLWLIGALKVRVNVFSSLGIVVASTIFATLILAYTTALATIVPFKKGIDPDAIAVPIVTATADLITIPLLVTFLYVYEHDMSIFFALFAVGILISILIGRGVRYEREDLTLVREILGVIGALAVVSSVTGSILQTYSEEIGKTVFSIMYPVVLASLGNIGSIIGSKTSTRVHLGEIEGLIDVKTLLEMLLYVAIAYPFSAFMMVVGVFLYSIVKGVKVGIYGKFIALYPLVALGVMILAYFLTRAFERIGLDPDNVTVPTITTLSDVISTLFIVAII from the coding sequence ATGCTGCGTGATGTGAGTAAGTACGAGATCAGGGAGATAATTAAGGAGGTCACCTTAGTTTCGCTCCCTGGGTTAGTCTTTGCCATGTTCATAGACTTCTTTGCGGGCATCTTCATGGGGAGGTACTTTCACGACCTCATGAGGTATGGGGTTCTATTGGTTATACTCCCCGGGCTGATGGGGCTTAGGGGAAACATATTCGGCGCTTTAGCCTCGAGATTCACGACGATGCTTCACCTTGGTGAAATGGAGCCAAGCATAAAAGATAGAAACGTTAGGAAGAACGTTATCATCTCGATAATTTTATCTATGATACCGCTGTTCGTGCTGTGGCTGATAGGGGCACTAAAGGTTAGGGTGAACGTTTTTTCGTCTCTAGGGATAGTTGTTGCCTCAACAATATTTGCCACCCTCATCCTAGCCTACACCACGGCCCTAGCAACGATAGTTCCCTTCAAGAAGGGGATTGATCCAGATGCCATAGCTGTTCCCATAGTCACGGCCACCGCAGATTTAATAACGATACCCCTCCTAGTGACGTTTCTCTACGTGTACGAGCACGACATGTCGATATTCTTTGCTCTCTTTGCTGTGGGGATTCTGATCTCAATCCTTATTGGGAGGGGAGTTAGATACGAACGCGAAGATCTAACATTGGTCAGAGAAATTCTGGGAGTTATAGGAGCGTTGGCGGTAGTCTCAAGCGTCACGGGTTCAATACTGCAAACGTACAGTGAGGAGATAGGAAAAACTGTGTTCAGCATAATGTACCCAGTAGTCCTTGCGAGCCTTGGAAACATAGGATCAATAATAGGCTCAAAAACTTCAACTAGGGTTCATCTCGGTGAAATTGAGGGCTTAATTGATGTTAAAACACTCCTAGAAATGCTCCTGTACGTTGCGATAGCTTATCCCTTCTCGGCCTTCATGATGGTCGTGGGTGTTTTCCTGTACTCGATTGTTAAGGGAGTGAAAGTTGGGATCTATGGAAAGTTCATAGCTCTGTATCCGCTCGTTGCGTTGGGAGTTATGATACTCGCCTATTTCCTAACGAGGGCCTTCGAGAGGATAGGTCTCGATCCCGACAACGTTACCGTTCCCACGATAACTACTCTTTCGGATGTCATCTCAACCCTATTCATAGTCGCGATAATCTAA
- a CDS encoding radical SAM protein, which produces MRKLKVYIPGIKFPSISVTGNYCYLNCAHCGRHYLEGMMKVTRKSLVERCIEMEREGYVGCLLSGGMDERLKVPLDKFKDEIREIKEKTKLKINAHVGFVDESDLEWLKYVDVVSLDFVGDDDVIRRVYRIDKTIKDYLGILDLLTSNGIEVAPHITIGLDFGRVHWEFKAIDMLINYPIKVLVLDVLIPTPGTEMANVEKVPVDVAVEVVKYAREKFEGELSIGCMRPFGRWREEFDKKAILVGVDRITNPPKKVIEWAKTIRDVEVHYECCVM; this is translated from the coding sequence ATGAGGAAGCTGAAAGTTTACATCCCAGGAATAAAGTTCCCCTCTATATCAGTAACCGGCAACTACTGCTACCTTAACTGCGCCCACTGCGGAAGGCACTACCTTGAAGGGATGATGAAGGTTACGAGGAAGAGCTTAGTCGAGAGATGCATCGAGATGGAAAGGGAAGGATACGTGGGTTGTCTTCTCAGTGGAGGAATGGATGAAAGGCTAAAGGTTCCCCTAGACAAATTCAAAGATGAAATAAGAGAGATAAAGGAGAAAACAAAGCTTAAAATAAACGCTCATGTTGGCTTTGTTGACGAGTCCGACTTAGAGTGGCTTAAGTACGTTGACGTTGTCTCCTTGGACTTCGTTGGAGATGATGACGTAATTAGGAGGGTCTACAGGATCGATAAAACTATCAAAGACTACCTTGGCATTCTCGACCTCCTAACTTCTAATGGGATAGAAGTCGCCCCCCACATTACCATCGGACTGGACTTTGGGAGGGTTCATTGGGAGTTTAAAGCCATAGATATGCTTATAAACTATCCAATTAAGGTTCTCGTCCTCGACGTCCTGATTCCAACCCCAGGAACTGAGATGGCCAACGTGGAGAAGGTTCCCGTAGACGTTGCAGTAGAGGTGGTTAAGTACGCAAGGGAGAAGTTTGAAGGTGAGCTAAGCATTGGGTGCATGAGGCCCTTCGGAAGATGGAGAGAGGAATTCGACAAGAAAGCTATCCTTGTTGGCGTCGATAGGATAACGAACCCCCCAAAAAAAGTAATCGAGTGGGCCAAGACGATTAGGGATGTAGAGGTGCACTACGAATGCTGCGTGATGTGA
- the mfnA gene encoding tyrosine decarboxylase MfnA, protein MKFPKKGLPQETILKELEEVTSRDLSFSSGRILGSMCTMPHELAIEVFCRYIDRNLGDPGLHPGTRKIEEEVIGMLSDLLHLERGYGHIVSGGTEANILAVRAFRNLSDTEKPELILPKSAHFSFIKAGEMLGVKLVWAELKPDYTVDVKDVEAKINDNTIGIVGIAGTTGLGVVDDIPALSDLAQDYGIPLHVDAAFGGFVIPFAKALGYEIPDFDFKLRGVKSITIDPHKMGMAPIPAGGIIFRRKKYLKAISVLAPYLAGGKVWQATITGTRPGASVLAVWALIKHLGFEGYMEIVDRVMKLSRWFAEEIKKTPNAWLVREPVLNIVSFKTKNLHGVERKLKEKGWGISAHRGYIRIVFMPHVTREMIEEFLKDLREVL, encoded by the coding sequence TTGAAGTTTCCCAAGAAAGGTTTACCCCAGGAAACGATCCTTAAAGAATTGGAGGAAGTGACCTCTCGGGATCTCTCATTCTCATCGGGAAGAATACTTGGCTCGATGTGCACGATGCCCCACGAACTTGCAATTGAAGTTTTCTGTAGGTACATTGACAGAAACCTGGGAGATCCGGGGCTACATCCTGGGACTAGGAAGATAGAGGAAGAAGTAATAGGAATGCTTTCAGATTTACTCCACTTAGAAAGGGGTTATGGACACATAGTTTCCGGTGGAACCGAGGCCAACATACTCGCCGTAAGGGCATTCCGCAACCTCTCGGATACTGAAAAACCAGAGCTTATACTTCCAAAGTCAGCCCACTTCTCCTTTATAAAAGCGGGGGAGATGCTTGGCGTTAAGCTGGTCTGGGCAGAGCTAAAGCCGGATTACACGGTGGACGTTAAGGATGTGGAGGCGAAGATAAATGACAATACCATAGGGATAGTGGGCATCGCAGGGACAACGGGACTTGGAGTCGTAGATGACATACCTGCCTTGAGTGATTTGGCCCAGGATTACGGAATACCCCTTCACGTTGATGCTGCATTTGGGGGCTTTGTAATACCCTTCGCTAAGGCTTTAGGATACGAAATACCTGACTTCGACTTCAAGCTTAGGGGAGTGAAGAGCATCACTATAGATCCCCACAAGATGGGAATGGCTCCAATTCCCGCGGGGGGCATAATATTCAGGAGAAAGAAGTACCTTAAAGCGATAAGCGTTTTAGCTCCTTACTTGGCTGGAGGGAAAGTCTGGCAGGCAACAATTACGGGAACAAGGCCTGGAGCAAGCGTTCTTGCCGTATGGGCGCTGATAAAGCACCTCGGGTTTGAGGGGTACATGGAGATAGTTGACAGGGTGATGAAGCTTTCAAGATGGTTCGCGGAGGAGATAAAGAAAACCCCAAACGCATGGCTCGTGAGGGAGCCCGTTCTCAACATAGTCTCCTTCAAAACGAAGAACCTCCATGGCGTTGAGAGGAAGCTTAAGGAGAAGGGCTGGGGAATAAGCGCTCACAGGGGATACATAAGGATAGTTTTTATGCCCCACGTAACCAGGGAGATGATCGAGGAGTTCCTTAAGGATTTGAGGGAAGTCCTATGA
- a CDS encoding diacylglycerol/polyprenol kinase family protein, protein MSLKVEIKRKALHMSGLSVPLIYYLFGRDVALGFVIIFLIIFLALEPFRVIEDLRERIKRRLGLPNDVVEIIEREIDSITREHEKSGIGAHIYFTVAALIIVYFFPREIAIGSIAVATLGDAMAAIIGKPFGRHRFKNGKSVEGSLAYLLTGLLILTPLVGLKMAFLGALVGTLAELYELPPDDNFSNQLAIALALYIAGVRA, encoded by the coding sequence ATGAGCTTAAAAGTTGAAATAAAGAGAAAGGCCCTTCACATGAGTGGTCTCTCGGTTCCTCTAATTTACTACCTCTTCGGGCGAGATGTTGCCCTGGGTTTTGTCATAATTTTCCTTATAATATTCTTGGCGTTGGAGCCATTTAGGGTGATCGAAGACCTTAGAGAGAGGATAAAGAGAAGGCTTGGTTTGCCAAACGATGTTGTTGAAATAATAGAGAGAGAAATCGACAGCATAACCAGAGAACATGAAAAGAGCGGAATTGGAGCGCACATATACTTCACGGTAGCCGCACTGATAATAGTTTACTTCTTTCCGAGGGAAATCGCGATAGGTAGCATAGCTGTTGCAACCCTTGGAGATGCAATGGCCGCTATAATTGGAAAGCCCTTTGGAAGGCATAGGTTTAAGAACGGGAAGAGTGTTGAGGGGAGCTTAGCTTATCTTCTCACAGGTTTACTGATTTTAACCCCGTTAGTAGGACTTAAAATGGCATTCCTGGGGGCCCTCGTTGGAACCCTAGCTGAGCTTTACGAGTTACCTCCTGATGACAACTTCTCAAACCAGCTTGCAATAGCCCTCGCCCTCTATATAGCGGGGGTGAGAGCTTGA